Proteins found in one Gemmatimonadales bacterium genomic segment:
- a CDS encoding DUF202 domain-containing protein, whose amino-acid sequence MPEPSGDPRVFFAAERTMLAWLRTGIAVMGFGFVVARFGLFLRLLHEQAGRQIGHGVSPYLGAALVVLGVIATAGGALQYQRYVGSLPLGDRPPRSSPRFVLALSWALVIIGVVLAVILLV is encoded by the coding sequence ATGCCTGAGCCCAGCGGGGACCCGAGAGTCTTTTTCGCGGCTGAGCGAACGATGCTGGCGTGGCTCCGCACCGGCATCGCAGTCATGGGGTTCGGGTTCGTGGTGGCCCGGTTCGGGTTGTTCCTGCGCCTGCTCCACGAGCAGGCGGGGCGTCAAATCGGTCACGGCGTGTCGCCCTACCTTGGGGCTGCCCTTGTCGTCCTGGGCGTCATCGCCACCGCTGGCGGGGCGCTACAGTATCAACGCTATGTCGGGTCGCTGCCGCTGGGCGACCGGCCCCCGCGCTCCAGTCCACGCTTCGTGCTGGCACTGAGTTGGGCGCTCGTCATCATCGGGGTGGTGCTCGCCGTGATCCTCCTCGTATGA
- a CDS encoding PDZ domain-containing protein, which translates to METDSSPPHLWLLDSGFETSVVNRRYADSLRLPAYVHGEADAPGGHTDAGVVPGIPLHLGQATFRPDSLTVIDLHHVEPLIGLAYAGILGHDFLTRYVTRLDYDRQVVELFEPNQFVYGGTGRILPVWIEADQPFALGLLYLNGRAVPAKLKLDTGSLDVLGLNGSFVQQAELTQGVSKRLPALGAAIGGKVAGHVMRLDSLTIAGTTVARPIAAFSADVERRGDAGTVGVGLLSRFNLVFDYAGRRVILEPTARTHAPMGYDASGLLLTSVGPDFRRITVLGVDRGSPADTAGVRRRDVLVAIGGQPSAQLGLSRIREKLSQPDTKLSLTFLRRGDERHVVLRLRARL; encoded by the coding sequence GTGGAGACGGACAGTTCGCCACCCCACCTCTGGCTGCTCGATTCCGGCTTCGAGACCAGCGTCGTCAACCGACGCTATGCGGACTCGCTACGCCTGCCCGCGTATGTCCACGGTGAGGCAGACGCGCCTGGCGGTCATACCGATGCCGGCGTCGTGCCGGGAATCCCGCTCCACCTCGGGCAGGCCACGTTTCGCCCGGACAGTCTCACCGTCATCGATTTGCACCACGTCGAGCCGCTTATCGGCCTGGCGTACGCTGGGATCCTCGGCCACGATTTCCTGACCCGGTACGTGACGAGGCTCGACTACGATCGGCAGGTGGTCGAACTGTTCGAGCCGAACCAATTCGTGTATGGAGGGACCGGCCGTATCCTGCCGGTCTGGATCGAGGCCGACCAGCCCTTCGCGCTGGGCCTGCTCTATCTGAACGGTCGGGCCGTGCCCGCCAAGCTGAAGCTCGATACGGGGAGTCTCGACGTTCTCGGCCTGAATGGCTCCTTTGTGCAACAGGCCGAGCTGACACAAGGAGTCTCCAAGCGCCTCCCCGCATTGGGCGCCGCGATCGGCGGCAAGGTCGCGGGCCACGTCATGCGGCTGGACAGTCTGACCATTGCCGGTACCACCGTGGCCAGGCCGATCGCGGCCTTTTCGGCGGATGTGGAACGCAGAGGTGACGCCGGGACAGTCGGCGTGGGCCTGCTGAGTCGGTTCAACCTCGTGTTCGACTACGCCGGGCGCCGCGTCATCCTCGAGCCGACGGCTCGCACCCATGCACCGATGGGGTACGATGCGAGTGGCCTGTTGCTGACCAGCGTCGGGCCTGACTTTCGACGCATTACGGTTCTCGGCGTCGATCGAGGCTCTCCCGCCGACACCGCAGGCGTCCGCCGGCGCGATGTCCTTGTCGCGATCGGCGGCCAACCATCGGCCCAGCTCGGCCTGAGCCGCATTCGTGAAAAGCTCTCTCAGCCCGACACGAAACTTTCATTGACGTTCCTGCGCCGAGGCGACGAGCGCCACGTAGTGCTGCGATTGCGCGCACGCCTATAG
- a CDS encoding DUF4386 domain-containing protein produces the protein MGTATRTSRIIGTLILAQMAGSALVYGVLTAPLFGAPDFLATAAAHSQQIGLSVLLGLVTGALFVAIAITAFPIFCQYSQALAFWFMALAVVALAVTAVEHAGMMSMVSLSEAYARAGPAERDQLRALRVVVTSARNWTHYLGRIADGSALLVLYAVLYRFALVPRALAAFGLLAVMLQLTTLAGPLFGRPVVVPMLAPLGVSQLALALWLIIKGFRTA, from the coding sequence ATGGGAACCGCCACCCGCACCAGTCGCATCATCGGTACGCTGATCCTCGCACAGATGGCCGGCAGCGCCCTGGTCTACGGCGTCTTGACGGCGCCGCTCTTTGGCGCACCGGACTTCCTCGCGACCGCAGCGGCTCATTCACAGCAGATCGGCCTGTCCGTACTCCTCGGACTCGTCACCGGCGCACTCTTCGTCGCCATCGCCATCACGGCGTTCCCGATCTTCTGTCAGTACAGCCAGGCGCTCGCATTCTGGTTCATGGCGCTGGCGGTGGTCGCCCTCGCCGTCACCGCCGTCGAGCACGCGGGTATGATGTCGATGGTGTCGTTGAGCGAGGCATACGCCAGGGCAGGTCCTGCCGAACGCGATCAACTCCGGGCGCTTCGCGTCGTGGTGACCTCGGCACGGAATTGGACGCACTATCTAGGTCGGATCGCCGACGGCAGCGCCCTCCTCGTGCTCTACGCGGTGCTGTACCGATTCGCACTGGTTCCGCGTGCGCTGGCCGCCTTTGGCCTCCTGGCGGTCATGCTGCAACTGACGACGCTGGCGGGACCCCTCTTCGGGCGTCCTGTGGTGGTCCCCATGCTCGCGCCGCTGGGGGTGAGTCAGCTGGCCCTGGCGCTGTGGCTTATCATCAAGGGATTCCGGACTGCTTAG
- the cysK gene encoding cysteine synthase A, giving the protein MAKFANILETIGNTPVVKVGKLAPKGIDLFVKIEAVNPLGSVKDRLALGVIEDAERRGVLKPGQTVVEATSGNTGIGLAMVCAQKGYPLVVTMAESFSLERRKLMRFLGAKVVLTPPPAGGTGMVNKAVELAETNGWFLTRQFENEANADIHSRTTAREILTDFAGERLDYWVTGFGTGGTLKGVGRVLAKERPETRIVLAEPADAPLVSSGTRQERNPDGTPAARHPAWKPHPIQGWSPDFIPKLASDAVEAGLVHRTITVPAPEAIRWSKQLAAKEGIFVGISAGGTFAAAMEVAQAAAAGSTILCMLPDTGERYLTTPLFADVPVDMTADEVAILRSTPMFADQPAGTPAPAGR; this is encoded by the coding sequence ATGGCCAAATTCGCAAACATTCTCGAGACGATCGGCAATACGCCGGTCGTCAAAGTCGGCAAGCTGGCACCCAAGGGCATCGACCTCTTCGTCAAGATCGAAGCGGTCAACCCGCTCGGCTCAGTGAAGGATCGCCTGGCGCTCGGTGTGATCGAGGACGCCGAGCGGAGGGGCGTGCTCAAACCCGGCCAGACCGTGGTCGAGGCCACCAGCGGCAACACCGGCATCGGGCTGGCCATGGTGTGTGCGCAAAAGGGGTATCCGCTGGTCGTCACCATGGCTGAGTCGTTCAGCTTGGAGCGCCGCAAGCTGATGCGTTTCCTCGGTGCCAAGGTCGTACTCACGCCGCCGCCGGCCGGCGGGACCGGAATGGTGAACAAGGCGGTGGAGCTCGCGGAGACGAACGGCTGGTTTCTCACCCGGCAGTTCGAGAACGAGGCGAACGCCGACATCCATTCGCGCACAACTGCGCGGGAGATCCTGACCGACTTCGCCGGTGAGCGGCTCGACTACTGGGTCACCGGTTTCGGAACGGGCGGCACCCTCAAGGGGGTGGGCCGGGTGCTCGCGAAGGAGCGGCCGGAGACCCGGATCGTCCTGGCGGAGCCCGCGGACGCGCCTCTCGTCTCGAGCGGCACGCGGCAGGAGCGCAACCCCGACGGGACGCCGGCCGCTAGGCATCCTGCGTGGAAGCCGCATCCGATCCAGGGCTGGAGTCCCGACTTCATTCCGAAGCTCGCGAGCGATGCCGTGGAGGCGGGACTGGTCCACCGCACGATCACCGTCCCCGCGCCCGAGGCGATCCGATGGAGCAAGCAGCTTGCGGCGAAAGAAGGGATCTTCGTGGGCATCTCCGCTGGCGGCACCTTCGCGGCGGCGATGGAAGTGGCCCAGGCCGCGGCGGCCGGATCGACGATCCTCTGCATGCTGCCCGACACGGGGGAGCGGTATCTCACGACGCCGTTGTTCGCCGACGTGCCGGTGGATATGACGGCAGACGAGGTCGCCATCCTGCGATCGACGCCGATGTTTGCCGACCAGCCGGCGGGGACACCGGCGCCGGCTGGGCGCTGA
- a CDS encoding quinone oxidoreductase: protein MTAGAIPPPMRAIVVHALGDPGVLTLRSHPAPQPGPGEVLVRVRAVGVNFSDTERRRGIYDPPMLPWIPGNEAAGVVEGIGPGVDKTWLGRRVGFWAMRTSGTYAEYAVVAATALFSLLDGVPFEVGAALPVQGLTAYGLAHFSTELAPGQSALVHAAAGGVGALLVQLLRLRGVRVLGTASTPAKQALVRELGAVALPYGPGLPELVREANGGGGVDAVFDSVGRATRDDSLAVLALYGHLVFFGEASGSPAPIHPDELYGRNLRVSSFWLAADPPERWDAARRELQDRVLAKTLRVSVGETYPLEQASEAHRRLEQRQTTGKLLLHP from the coding sequence ATGACTGCTGGCGCTATTCCTCCTCCCATGCGAGCCATCGTGGTTCACGCCCTGGGCGACCCCGGGGTGCTGACCCTCCGGTCCCACCCGGCTCCACAGCCCGGCCCCGGGGAGGTTCTGGTCCGAGTCCGCGCCGTGGGAGTGAACTTCTCCGACACCGAGCGCCGCCGCGGCATCTACGATCCTCCGATGCTGCCCTGGATTCCGGGGAACGAGGCCGCCGGCGTGGTGGAGGGAATCGGCCCCGGGGTGGACAAGACGTGGCTGGGGCGCCGGGTCGGGTTCTGGGCCATGCGCACCAGCGGCACCTACGCGGAGTACGCGGTGGTGGCGGCCACTGCCCTCTTCTCGCTGCTCGACGGTGTGCCGTTCGAGGTGGGGGCCGCACTTCCTGTTCAGGGCCTCACCGCGTATGGCCTGGCTCACTTCTCGACCGAGCTGGCGCCGGGGCAGAGCGCTCTGGTGCACGCGGCCGCGGGCGGGGTGGGCGCACTCCTCGTTCAACTCCTGCGCCTGCGTGGCGTCCGCGTCCTCGGTACCGCATCCACTCCCGCCAAGCAGGCGCTGGTCCGAGAGCTGGGCGCTGTCGCCCTGCCCTATGGTCCGGGCTTGCCGGAGCTGGTTCGCGAGGCAAACGGCGGCGGCGGGGTCGACGCCGTGTTCGATTCGGTCGGCCGCGCCACTCGGGACGACAGCCTCGCGGTGCTGGCACTCTACGGCCACCTGGTCTTCTTCGGAGAGGCCAGCGGATCTCCCGCTCCGATCCATCCTGACGAGCTCTACGGCCGCAACCTGCGGGTCAGCAGCTTCTGGCTTGCCGCCGACCCTCCCGAGCGATGGGACGCGGCCCGTCGCGAGCTGCAGGATCGAGTCCTGGCGAAGACGCTCCGGGTGAGCGTGGGCGAGACCTATCCCCTGGAGCAGGCGTCCGAGGCCCACCGCAGGCTGGAGCAGCGCCAGACCACCGGCAAGCTCCTCCTGCATCCCTGA
- a CDS encoding dihydrofolate reductase family protein produces the protein MRASVFIATSLDGYIAREDGGLDWLPADGGEPHGYSEFIATVDAIVIGRKTFETVLSFENWPYGTTPVVVLSTTLSAAAVPEGAVCEVMAGSPQDIVDRLGRRGMQHLYIDGGITIQRFLQAGLIQRVIITRIPVLLGGGIPLFGRISQDIRLEHVATRSYASGLVQSEYVIPG, from the coding sequence ATGAGAGCGTCGGTCTTCATCGCGACCAGCCTGGACGGGTACATCGCCCGGGAGGACGGCGGACTGGATTGGCTTCCGGCCGACGGCGGCGAGCCGCACGGCTACAGCGAGTTCATCGCCACCGTGGATGCGATCGTGATCGGCCGGAAGACCTTCGAGACAGTGCTAAGCTTCGAGAATTGGCCGTATGGAACCACGCCAGTGGTCGTGCTCAGCACGACATTGAGCGCAGCCGCGGTACCGGAGGGCGCGGTCTGCGAGGTGATGGCCGGCTCACCCCAGGACATCGTGGACCGGTTGGGACGTCGCGGGATGCAGCATCTCTACATCGACGGCGGAATCACCATCCAGCGTTTCCTCCAGGCCGGACTGATTCAGCGGGTGATCATCACCCGCATCCCGGTGCTCCTCGGAGGCGGGATTCCCCTGTTTGGAAGGATCTCGCAGGATATACGGCTGGAGCACGTGGCCACGCGGTCGTATGCCAGCGGACTGGTGCAGAGCGAGTACGTGATTCCCGGCTGA
- a CDS encoding EamA family transporter has translation MPYLLALASAILYGAADFTGGAATRLGRTIPVVFLSQVSGLVLLALLLPLLPNASPSRGDLLWGAAAGLTGGAGVALLYRALAIGRMAVVAPTTAVCAVAIPVLVSVLLGERPVPMAVAGIILGVVSIVLVSQQRTAETGTHGAGRAKRLPPGMAIALVSGVGIGLFFLSLAQSRSSAGMWPILVARALSSMFFGVAALTRRESLRMPPRVLVLVLVCGVIDMSANALYLLAARQGPLSVVVTLSSLYPASTVLLARVVLGERLNALQITGVAGALGAIVLIVSGGRS, from the coding sequence ATGCCCTATCTCCTCGCCCTTGCGTCCGCCATCCTTTACGGCGCCGCCGATTTCACCGGCGGCGCCGCGACCCGGCTTGGACGGACGATCCCGGTCGTATTCCTCTCCCAAGTGAGCGGCCTGGTCCTGCTCGCGCTGCTGCTGCCGCTGCTTCCGAACGCGTCGCCCTCGCGGGGGGATCTGCTCTGGGGTGCGGCCGCAGGACTCACCGGAGGCGCGGGCGTGGCGCTCTTGTATCGCGCCCTCGCCATCGGCAGGATGGCCGTCGTGGCTCCCACGACCGCGGTATGCGCCGTCGCCATCCCGGTCCTGGTATCGGTGCTGCTGGGTGAGCGGCCCGTCCCGATGGCAGTCGCGGGCATCATCCTCGGTGTGGTGTCGATCGTTCTGGTGAGCCAGCAGAGGACGGCGGAGACGGGCACGCACGGCGCCGGTCGAGCGAAGCGGCTTCCGCCCGGGATGGCGATAGCGCTGGTGTCGGGCGTCGGGATCGGACTCTTCTTCCTGTCGCTGGCGCAGAGCCGATCGAGCGCCGGTATGTGGCCGATCCTGGTGGCGCGGGCGTTGTCGTCGATGTTCTTCGGGGTGGCGGCGCTCACCCGGCGGGAGTCGCTTCGGATGCCGCCCCGGGTCCTGGTGCTGGTACTGGTGTGCGGCGTCATCGATATGTCGGCTAACGCGCTCTATTTGCTCGCCGCGCGGCAGGGACCACTCAGCGTCGTGGTCACCCTCTCATCTCTCTACCCTGCCAGCACGGTGCTGCTGGCGCGGGTGGTCCTGGGCGAGCGACTCAACGCACTGCAGATTACCGGTGTGGCCGGGGCACTCGGCGCCATCGTGCTCATCGTGAGCGGCGGCCGGAGCTGA